The proteins below are encoded in one region of Oryzias melastigma strain HK-1 linkage group LG9, ASM292280v2, whole genome shotgun sequence:
- the LOC112136366 gene encoding transcription factor Sox-9-A: protein MNLLDPYLKMTEEQDKSLSDAPSPSMSEDSAGSPSSPSGSGSDTENTRPRENGLMRADGALGDFKKDEDDKFPACIREAVSQVLKGYDWTLVPMPVRVNGSTKNKPHVKRPMNAFMVWAQAARRKLADQYPHLHNAELSKTLGKLWRLLNEGEKRPFVEEAERLRVQHKKDHPDYKYQPRRRKSVKSGGSEAEEGGEHLSTNAIFKALQQADSPASSMGEVHSPAEHSGSQGPPTPPTTPKIDSSAKMDLKREGGLRPLPDGAHGRQLNIDFRDVDISELSSDVISHIETFDVNEFDQYLPPNGHPGPAPGSTAPVNYSGSYSISSGPPLSPQAGGGPAWMAKGHSQQQQHTLTPLGAGGASEAAQRRTQIKTEQLSPSHYSEQQGSPQHAAYSPFSLQHYSPSSSSYPPISRAQQYEYPDSQGGAFYSPAGAGQGSALYSTFSYMSSPSQRPMYTPIADSAGVPAVPQSGPQPWEQAPVYTQLTRP from the exons ATGAATCTCCTCGACCCCTACCTGAAGATGACGGAGGAACAAGACAAGAGTCTCTCTGACGCCCCGAGCCCGAGCATGTCCGAGGACTCTGCGGGATCCCCGTCCAGCCCGTCCGGGTCAGGCTCCGACACCGAGAACACCCGGCCCCGGGAAAACGGGCTGATGCGCGCGGACGGAGCTCTGGGCGACTTCAAGAAGGACGAGGACGACAAGTTCCCCGCGTGCATCCGCGAGGCGGTGTCTCAGGTGCTGAAGGGCTACGACTGGACCCTCGTGCCGATGCCGGTGCGCGTAAACGGATCTACAAAGAACAAGCCGCACGTGAAGAGGCCGATGAACGCCTTCATGGTGTGGGCGCAGGCGGCGCGCAGGAAGCTCGCGGATCAATACCCGCACCTGCACAACGCGGAGCTCAGCAAAACTCTGGGGAAGCTGTGGAG ACTCCTCAACGAGGGGGAGAAGCGGCCGTTCGTGGAGGAGGCGGAGCGGCTCCGCGTGCAGCATAAGAAGGACCACCCGGACTACAAGTACCAGCCGCGGCGGAGGAAGTCCGTGAAGAGCGGGGGCAGCGAGGCGGAGGAGGGCGGGGAGCACCTCTCCACCAACGCCATCTTCAAAGCGCTGCAGCAGGCCGACTCTCCCGCCTCCAGCATGGGGGAGGTGCACTCCCCCGCGGAGCACTCAG GCTCACAGggaccccccacccctcccacCACCCCAAAGATTGACAGCTCAGCAAAGATGGACCTAAAGCGTGAGGGGGGGCTGCGCCCGCTGCCGGACGGCGCCCACGGACGCCAGCTCAACATCGACTTCCGTGACGTGGACATCAGCGAGCTGAGCAGTGACGTCATTTCCCACATCGAGACGTTCGACGTCAACGAATTCGACCAGTACCTCCCCCCCAACGGGCACCCGGGCCCCGCCCCCGGGAGCACCGCCCCCGTCAACTACAGCGGCAGCTACAGCATCAGCAGCGGGCCCCCCCTCAGCCCGCAGGCGGGCGGGGGTCCGGCCTGGATGGCTAAAGGCCacagtcagcagcagcagcacacccTGACCCCCCTGGGGGCGGGCGGGGCCTCCGAGGCCGCTCAGCGCCGGACCCAGATCAAGACGGAGCAGCTGAGTCCCAGCCACTACAGCGAGCAGCAGGGCTCCCCCCAGCACGCCGCCTACAGCCCCTTCAGCCTGCAGCACTAcagcccctcctcctcctcgtacCCCCCCATCTCCCGGGCGCAGCAGTACGAATACCCCGACTCCCAGGGGGGGGCCTTCTACAGCCCCGCGGGGGCGGGGCAGGGCTCTGCGCTCTACTCGACGTTCAGCTACATGAGCAGCCCCAGCCAGAGGCCCATGTACACCCCCATCGCCGACAGCGCCGGGGTGCCGGCCGTCCCCCAGAGCGGCCCGCAGCCCTGGGAGCAGGCGCCGGTCTACACGCAGCTGACCCGGCCCTGA